CGGGTCCGGGCGTGTCGCTTAGGAGATTCGTGTTCGAGATCGCCGTGTCGCCCTTATCCACTACCAGCGTGATGTCGAAGGTAGCTTTGTCGGCAGGCTCGTCGAAGCAGGGGAAGGCCCGCCGCGCGTCGGTCGACTCAAATTGCGTCACCGCGTAGTTGCGCTTTTTGGTCTTTGAAAGGTAGAAGCCGCGCAATTGGCCGTTCAGGATGCCGGTGTAGCGTATCTCCAGCGTGTGCCGCCCCGCGGGAAGAGTATGAGGAAACTTCAGCGTGGCCTGCTGTTTCTTCTCATCCAGAGTGACTGCGGCCTTCAGGGTTTTGCCATCCACCTGGGTCGAGGCGTCGAGAAAGTGAATCTCCAGCGCGTTCAGGGTAATGGCATCGAGAGGCCGGGCCAGCTCGACGTCAATTTTTTCCTGTCCGGCAAAGGTGGCCGTCTTAAGGTTGGGCGTGAGCGCGAGCGAGTAATGCTGCGGCACCACATCCGGCGACAACCTTTGCGCATGCGATAGCGGTTGACCCGCGGCGAGGAGCGAAAAGCCTGCAAAACCGGCCAGCAGGCCGCGCTGAAGAGGGGATGAAAAAAAGCGCATGAAGAAGAGTTCCTTGATCCCAGAAGTCCTGGCAGTCACAACCTGAGGCGGGCGACCAGCATCGACCACGATAACGCAAATGCGCGCCGATTACACGGGCGGCAGCTGTCGGGGACTGCCGCCACCTGACTGGGTAGGGTTCAAAGGCACTAGGACGCGTGGATGGAGGCGGCCCTGGCCGAACGTCCGGAGATTTCAGCGGCACGCGCCTCGGCATACGCTGCCGCACCCATCAGCGCGGCGCGGCTCTCGAGGATAATGCGCACCGGCATCTGCTTCAGTAGTCCGCTGAGCCGTCCCTTATCCAGAAAGGCTTTCATGAAGAGGCCCGACTCCATCTTGGGAAGGATGCGCGGAGCGACGCCGCCGCCGAGGTAGACGCCTCCAACGGAAAGAGCCTTCAGGGCCAGGTTGCCTGCCTCCGCGCCATAGGCGGAGACAAACATATCGAGGGCGCGCGAGCAGAGCTCGTTGCTTCCGGCCACGCCCAGCTCGCCGATCACGGCATTGGGATCTTCCACCTTCATGCGGTCGCGCAGCCATGTGGGCTCTTGCATTCCTTTGGCGTCGCGCAGAAATTCGTAGATGTTCGTGATGCCCATGCCGGAGACGACGCGCTCAAAGCTGACGCGGCCCTTGTACCTGGCTCGCAGATAGCGGAACAGCTCAATCTCCTCGTCATCGCGGGCCGCAAAGTCGCAGTGGCCGCCCTCCGAAGGCATGGGAACATGCACCTTGCCATTCCACACCAGGATGGCCTGCCCCAGGCCGGTGCCGGCGGAGATGAGCCCGCGGTTGCCGACCTGGCTGGTGTCGCCCTCGCTTAGAACGTAAATCTGTTCCGGCGAGAGTTCGGGGACTCCGTAACCATTCGCCTCGAGATCGTTGATCAGGAACAGCTGCTCAATCTTCAGGTTCTGTGCGAGCGTACGGCTGTCGAGCGTCCATGGCAGATTGGTCAGCTTCAACCTGCCGTCGCGGACTGGTCCGGGGACACCGAAGCACGCAGCGGTAATTTCCTCGCCAGAATTTGTGCCCTTGGCAAGGAACTTTCTGACGATATCCTCCAGGCCGGAGTACTCCCGCGCTTGATACTTCTCGTCGCGCACGTGCTCCAGCCTGCCTTCGTCAAAGTCATAGAGCGCAAGGTGAACCTTGGTGCCGCCTACATCGCCAGCTAAAATCATCGAGTCTTCTCCAACCTGCCGAAACCTTCCGCTCCCGGCGGAGGCAGTTGTGCCGCCGCGGTGCTGTCCAGCAGCATGGTCAGTTTACCGCTCACCGGCCGGATCAGCTGAGTTGGCAGAGACTCCGGATCGAATGGCCCCTGCAGAACGCGCGCCAGCACCGCCGCTTTGTCCGCTCCCTGGATCAGAAAAAAGACATCGCGCGCCTGGTTGATTACCGGCCAGGTGAGGGTGATTCTCCAGGTGTCTTTCTGCGGAACATGGTTTGCTACGGCAATGCGGCCCAGGGCATCGATGGCCTCGGTGTGGGGAAAGAGGGAAGCGGTGTGGCCGTCGTCGCCCATGCCCAGCGTAACGACGTCGAACCGGGGCAATTCGGCCCCTTCCAGCCGGAAGCGCATGCGGATCTGCGATTCGTATTTCGCTGCGGCTTCTTCAGTGTCGAGTTCGCCCTGCATGCGAACCACCTGTTCCGGCTTGAGCGGAACCTGGTCCAGCAGAGCTTCGCGGACCATCCGATAGTTGCTCTCGGCG
This Acidisarcina sp. DNA region includes the following protein-coding sequences:
- a CDS encoding glucokinase — encoded protein: MILAGDVGGTKVHLALYDFDEGRLEHVRDEKYQAREYSGLEDIVRKFLAKGTNSGEEITAACFGVPGPVRDGRLKLTNLPWTLDSRTLAQNLKIEQLFLINDLEANGYGVPELSPEQIYVLSEGDTSQVGNRGLISAGTGLGQAILVWNGKVHVPMPSEGGHCDFAARDDEEIELFRYLRARYKGRVSFERVVSGMGITNIYEFLRDAKGMQEPTWLRDRMKVEDPNAVIGELGVAGSNELCSRALDMFVSAYGAEAGNLALKALSVGGVYLGGGVAPRILPKMESGLFMKAFLDKGRLSGLLKQMPVRIILESRAALMGAAAYAEARAAEISGRSARAASIHAS
- the pgl gene encoding 6-phosphogluconolactonase, yielding MSRTTEVLYFVYPDADSLARHAALRLVEQIEQAVSARGMARIAISGGNTPRRMLELLADPKAEYRARVPWQSLELYFVDERTVPPDHAESNYRMVREALLDQVPLKPEQVVRMQGELDTEEAAAKYESQIRMRFRLEGAELPRFDVVTLGMGDDGHTASLFPHTEAIDALGRIAVANHVPQKDTWRITLTWPVINQARDVFFLIQGADKAAVLARVLQGPFDPESLPTQLIRPVSGKLTMLLDSTAAAQLPPPGAEGFGRLEKTR